The Hymenobacter baengnokdamensis genome includes a region encoding these proteins:
- a CDS encoding SusE domain-containing protein, with protein sequence MKKSLTQALGFCAALLVTLAACKKDEVRAVLQPGASPTLTSSGNSFVLTQSNSANRAVIYTWTPVTFGYPAVVDYSLQFDVKGGDFSKPYVIDAGSKLADTLSVSDLNAAFQSKGLVSTSGTPTPAQMDVRVIASVGPAAPSVNSVATTFTATPYSFCAQPAKSQAWSIIGPGGVDWNTDVPMTYNCLSKTFTYSGPMNAGDFKFRYGADWTANLGGASSTGGALTQDGPNLTITKAGNYTIVLTPGPLDPATKKSTGGSFTIK encoded by the coding sequence ATGAAAAAATCCCTTACCCAAGCGCTGGGGTTTTGCGCAGCGCTACTAGTGACCCTGGCAGCTTGCAAAAAGGATGAGGTTAGAGCCGTTTTGCAGCCAGGGGCTAGCCCGACACTCACTTCTTCCGGCAACTCCTTTGTGCTGACCCAGAGTAACAGCGCCAACCGGGCTGTTATCTATACCTGGACGCCCGTTACCTTTGGGTATCCGGCTGTTGTTGACTACAGCCTGCAGTTCGACGTAAAAGGTGGCGACTTCAGCAAGCCTTACGTAATTGACGCTGGCTCCAAGCTGGCCGACACGCTGAGCGTATCCGATTTGAATGCGGCTTTCCAGAGCAAAGGCCTGGTAAGCACAAGCGGTACGCCTACCCCGGCTCAAATGGATGTGCGGGTAATCGCCTCCGTAGGCCCGGCTGCTCCATCGGTTAACTCAGTAGCTACCACGTTTACCGCTACGCCTTATTCCTTCTGCGCCCAGCCAGCTAAAAGCCAGGCCTGGTCTATTATCGGCCCCGGCGGCGTAGACTGGAACACCGACGTGCCCATGACGTACAACTGCCTGTCGAAAACCTTTACCTACTCCGGCCCGATGAACGCCGGTGACTTTAAGTTCCGCTACGGAGCCGATTGGACGGCCAACCTGGGCGGTGCCTCCAGCACGGGCGGTGCGCTCACCCAGGACGGCCCGAACCTGACTATTACGAAGGCTGGTAACTATACCATTGTGCTGACTCCGGGTCCGCTTGACCCCGCCACCAAAAAGTCAACCGGCGGCAGCTTTACTATCAAGTAA
- a CDS encoding SusC/RagA family TonB-linked outer membrane protein, which produces MKHPYLVKLRFLLLLVLGLTASLGAWAQSGTGTVSGRVTDAKNEGLPGVTVLVEGTSIGGSTNSDGTYTISGVPTGARTLIISFVGYSTARVPVTVAAGQTVNVAAQSLSENATALGEAVVVGYGTQRRQDVTGSLTTVTSKDFVQGQITSPEQLVQGKVAGVQITTDGGAPGATTQIRIRGGSSLNASNDPLIVIDGVPVDNPPTSGPGALAGVANPLSLINPNDIESFTVLKDASATAIYGSRASNGVILITTKKGLAGEALTVNVSSQTSVSKRYNSLPVLSADEFRTAVKNLAPANVHLLGNANTNWQNEIFRTAMTYDNNVSLSGSIGKNMPFRASYGNLNQQGILLTNKLMRNSGSLSLTPVLLDDHLRITLNVKGSVTDNNFANNGAIGSAAVFDPTQPVYTGNSSYGGFYQYLQDPTNPNSAPQQLAPKNPVASLLMTRDRSTVLRSIGNVQLDYKLHFLPDLHANLNLGYDITHSTGAKNQSTGLADDYFNVPYDATNTVNRGGSYTLYQQDRHNKLLEFYLNYSKQIGDHHIEILGGYSFQDFLTTSPAFASYLGQDGNYNAAGLPQLIIQSPAAPNPYRSEYVILSYYGRINYNYKDRYLLTGTLRNDQSSRFPGQKPLFPAGSFAWRIKGEDFLKDNTTISELKLRLGYGRTGQQDVFGIAGDYPTIQRYVHNNQQAQYLFNGIPYDPYSPQGFNQNLKWETTDTYNAGLDMGFLDGRLTASVDAYYRRTNGLISGIFLPAGTNFTNYYTFNIGSLENKGVEVNVNINPVRTTDFRWDINLNGTYNQSKILSLGPQLPGFTGIETNGIAGGTGTNIGIYAVGHAASAFYVAKQVYDTNGKPLADVYADLNGDGKIDTNDRYIYKQAAPPVLLGFSSNMTYKRVNLAFTLRANIGNYVYNNIQSQNGSYYNITGSTNYLYNFTTDTNFTQFPNANGVNHYSSDYFIQNASFLRMQNATLGYNIGKVFNGKGNLGLNFAVQNVFLITKYTGLDPEIPSGVDNNTYPRPRTFTFGLNLGI; this is translated from the coding sequence ATGAAACACCCTTACCTGGTGAAACTACGGTTTCTCCTTCTTTTAGTACTTGGCCTGACTGCTTCGCTCGGAGCGTGGGCTCAATCGGGTACCGGCACGGTGAGTGGCCGCGTCACGGATGCCAAAAACGAGGGCCTGCCGGGCGTAACGGTACTGGTTGAAGGTACTTCTATCGGGGGCTCTACCAACTCCGACGGCACCTATACCATTTCGGGGGTACCAACCGGTGCCCGCACGCTCATTATCTCCTTTGTTGGCTACTCTACGGCTCGTGTGCCGGTAACGGTAGCCGCCGGCCAGACGGTAAACGTGGCGGCCCAGTCGCTTAGCGAAAATGCTACCGCGCTGGGTGAGGCAGTAGTAGTAGGCTACGGCACCCAGCGCCGCCAGGACGTGACGGGCTCGCTTACGACTGTAACGTCTAAGGACTTCGTGCAGGGCCAGATAACCTCGCCCGAGCAGCTGGTGCAGGGTAAGGTTGCCGGCGTGCAGATTACTACCGATGGCGGTGCTCCCGGCGCTACTACCCAGATTCGTATTCGGGGCGGCTCTTCGCTGAATGCCAGCAACGACCCGCTTATCGTTATTGATGGAGTACCGGTTGATAACCCCCCTACCTCCGGACCCGGAGCGCTGGCCGGTGTAGCAAACCCGCTTAGCCTCATCAACCCCAATGACATTGAAAGCTTCACGGTTCTAAAGGATGCTTCGGCAACTGCTATCTACGGCTCGCGCGCTTCGAACGGCGTTATTCTTATTACGACTAAGAAAGGATTGGCCGGCGAAGCCTTGACCGTCAATGTCAGTTCCCAGACTTCGGTATCTAAGCGCTACAACTCGCTGCCGGTATTGTCGGCCGATGAGTTTCGCACGGCGGTTAAGAACTTAGCGCCTGCCAATGTCCACCTGCTGGGCAATGCCAACACCAACTGGCAGAACGAGATTTTCCGCACTGCCATGACGTATGACAACAACGTCAGCCTGAGCGGTTCTATCGGTAAAAACATGCCTTTCCGCGCCTCCTATGGCAACCTCAACCAGCAAGGCATTCTGCTTACCAATAAGCTGATGCGTAATAGCGGCTCGCTTAGCCTGACGCCGGTGCTGCTCGACGACCACCTACGTATCACGTTGAATGTGAAAGGCTCGGTGACCGACAATAACTTTGCTAATAACGGTGCCATTGGCTCGGCTGCTGTATTTGACCCTACGCAACCCGTTTATACGGGCAACTCGTCTTATGGCGGCTTCTACCAGTATCTGCAGGACCCTACCAACCCTAACAGCGCTCCCCAGCAGCTGGCCCCGAAAAACCCGGTGGCGTCGCTGCTAATGACCCGCGACCGCAGCACGGTACTACGTAGCATTGGCAATGTGCAGCTGGACTATAAGCTGCACTTCCTCCCCGACCTGCACGCCAACCTGAACCTGGGCTACGATATCACTCACAGCACTGGAGCTAAAAACCAGAGCACCGGGCTGGCTGATGACTACTTCAACGTACCGTACGATGCAACCAACACTGTTAACCGTGGAGGCTCTTACACCCTTTACCAGCAGGACCGTCATAACAAGCTGCTGGAATTTTACCTGAACTACTCCAAGCAGATTGGCGACCACCACATTGAAATACTGGGTGGCTACTCTTTCCAGGACTTCCTCACTACTTCGCCGGCTTTTGCCAGCTACCTAGGCCAGGACGGCAACTACAACGCAGCGGGTTTACCGCAGCTGATTATACAGTCGCCTGCTGCTCCTAACCCATACCGCTCGGAATATGTAATTCTTTCGTATTACGGCCGTATTAACTATAACTACAAGGACCGCTACCTGCTGACTGGCACCCTGCGTAATGACCAGTCGTCGCGCTTCCCCGGCCAAAAACCCTTGTTCCCGGCCGGTTCGTTTGCTTGGCGCATCAAGGGCGAAGACTTCCTGAAGGATAACACGACGATTTCGGAACTGAAGCTGCGGCTTGGTTACGGCCGCACCGGCCAGCAGGATGTGTTCGGCATTGCCGGTGACTATCCTACTATTCAGCGCTACGTGCACAACAACCAACAGGCTCAGTACCTGTTCAATGGCATTCCTTACGACCCGTACTCTCCCCAGGGTTTTAACCAAAACCTCAAGTGGGAGACTACTGATACCTATAATGCCGGCCTAGATATGGGCTTCCTCGACGGCCGCCTAACAGCCTCGGTTGATGCTTACTACCGTAGAACGAATGGCCTGATTAGCGGCATCTTCCTGCCCGCCGGCACCAACTTCACCAACTACTATACCTTCAACATCGGCTCGCTCGAAAATAAGGGGGTGGAAGTGAACGTCAACATTAACCCGGTTCGCACGACCGACTTCCGTTGGGATATCAACCTGAACGGCACCTACAACCAAAGCAAGATTCTGTCGCTGGGGCCACAGCTGCCCGGCTTCACGGGTATTGAAACTAACGGCATAGCCGGCGGTACCGGCACCAACATCGGTATCTATGCCGTTGGCCACGCCGCTTCGGCCTTCTACGTAGCCAAGCAGGTGTATGACACCAACGGTAAGCCGCTGGCTGATGTGTACGCCGACCTGAACGGTGACGGTAAGATTGACACCAATGACCGCTACATCTACAAGCAGGCGGCCCCGCCCGTGCTGCTGGGCTTTAGCTCCAACATGACGTACAAGCGCGTGAACCTGGCCTTCACCCTGCGTGCCAACATCGGCAACTACGTATACAACAACATCCAGTCGCAGAACGGTAGCTACTACAACATTACCGGCTCGACCAACTACCTCTACAACTTCACCACCGACACGAACTTCACGCAGTTCCCTAACGCCAACGGCGTGAACCACTACTCGTCGGACTACTTTATCCAGAACGCTTCCTTCCTGCGCATGCAGAATGCCACACTCGGCTATAACATAGGTAAAGTCTTCAACGGCAAAGGGAACCTCGGCTTGAACTTTGCTGTTCAGAACGTGTTTCTGATTACGAAGTACACCGGCCTGGACCCGGAGATTCCGAGCGGGGTTGACAACAACACGTACCCCCGTCCGCGTACCTTCACTTTTGGTTTGAACCTGGGCATCTAA
- a CDS encoding CaiB/BaiF CoA transferase family protein, whose translation MSATLPFAGLRVLELASVLAGPQVGQFFAELGADVLKVEPPTGDVTRSWRTPGDDPDSSVSAYFAAANWGKSSVVLDLTQPAAQAELLRLAAAADVLIASYKPGDAEKFGLSYAPLAAGNPRLIYAHLTGYGPASPRVGYDAVLQAETGFMHLNAASPADPPQKMPVALIDLLAAHQLKEGILTALYQREQTGRGALIEVSLLDSALASLANQGATWLVTGHDPVPLGSGHPGIVPYGTVYRAADGQRLVLAVGTDAQFRQLCLVLMRPHWANEPRFSTNPERVRHRKALEELLLMRIAELNGVALLHELARLGVPAGAVRSVGEALSQEAAQTMLLPPAPPYFPYAGLRTVAFRSSAWPAVGALDGPPPLAAGPA comes from the coding sequence ATGTCTGCCACCTTACCTTTTGCCGGCCTGCGGGTGCTGGAGCTGGCTTCGGTGCTGGCCGGCCCGCAGGTAGGCCAGTTTTTTGCCGAGCTGGGGGCCGATGTACTGAAGGTCGAGCCGCCCACCGGCGACGTGACCCGGAGCTGGCGCACGCCCGGCGACGACCCCGACAGTTCGGTATCGGCTTATTTTGCGGCAGCTAACTGGGGCAAATCATCCGTAGTGCTCGACCTCACGCAGCCCGCCGCCCAGGCCGAGCTGCTTCGGCTGGCCGCGGCGGCCGACGTGCTTATTGCCAGCTACAAGCCCGGCGACGCCGAAAAATTCGGGCTGAGCTACGCCCCCCTGGCGGCCGGCAACCCACGGCTCATCTATGCGCACCTCACCGGCTACGGCCCGGCCAGCCCGCGCGTGGGCTACGACGCCGTGCTGCAGGCCGAAACCGGCTTTATGCACCTCAACGCGGCCAGCCCGGCCGACCCGCCCCAGAAAATGCCGGTGGCGCTCATCGACCTGCTGGCCGCCCACCAGCTCAAAGAAGGCATTCTGACAGCGCTTTACCAGCGCGAGCAAACCGGCCGGGGCGCGCTCATCGAGGTAAGCCTGCTCGATAGCGCGCTGGCTTCGCTGGCCAACCAAGGGGCTACCTGGCTCGTGACCGGCCACGACCCGGTGCCGCTCGGCTCGGGCCATCCCGGCATTGTGCCCTACGGCACCGTGTACCGCGCCGCCGATGGCCAGCGGTTGGTGCTGGCCGTGGGCACCGATGCGCAGTTCCGGCAGCTATGCCTGGTGCTGATGCGCCCGCACTGGGCCAATGAGCCGCGCTTCAGCACCAACCCGGAACGGGTGCGCCATCGCAAGGCGCTCGAAGAGCTGCTGCTAATGCGCATTGCCGAGCTCAACGGCGTGGCGCTGCTGCACGAGCTGGCCCGGCTGGGCGTACCCGCCGGCGCCGTGCGCTCGGTAGGCGAAGCCCTGAGCCAGGAAGCGGCGCAGACCATGCTCCTGCCGCCAGCGCCGCCTTATTTTCCCTATGCCGGCTTGCGCACGGTGGCTTTTCGTAGCTCGGCCTGGCCGGCAGTAGGGGCTCTCGACGGGCCACCGCCCCTCGCGGCCGGGCCGGCGTAA
- a CDS encoding class I SAM-dependent methyltransferase — protein MSLDRFSTQAAQYARYRIDYPPELYDWLLPQVPNRLRAWDCATGNGQVAVVLARYFRDVEATDLSASQLAEATERPNIHYQVATAEHTPFPDDHFDLITVAQAVHWFDHAAYHREVRRVAGPGTVLAEWGYQFCHTDHAALNRVLNHFHEETSGPYWDANRQHITDEYARIPFPFARVRQARFAAIKRWKIDDMLGYLRSWSATANYARQHGGADMVALVAAELTRLWGEGEREVVFPIFARAGII, from the coding sequence ATGTCCCTCGACCGTTTTTCGACCCAAGCCGCGCAGTACGCCCGCTACCGCATTGACTATCCGCCCGAACTCTACGACTGGCTGCTGCCGCAGGTGCCCAACCGCCTGCGCGCCTGGGACTGTGCCACCGGCAACGGCCAGGTGGCCGTGGTACTGGCCCGGTACTTTCGTGATGTTGAGGCCACCGACCTTAGTGCCAGCCAGCTGGCCGAGGCCACCGAGCGGCCCAATATACACTACCAGGTAGCCACGGCCGAGCATACGCCCTTTCCCGACGACCACTTCGACCTCATCACGGTGGCGCAGGCCGTGCATTGGTTCGACCACGCGGCCTACCACCGTGAGGTGCGCCGCGTGGCCGGCCCCGGCACCGTGCTGGCCGAGTGGGGCTACCAGTTTTGTCACACCGACCACGCTGCCCTCAACCGCGTGCTCAACCATTTTCATGAGGAAACCTCGGGGCCTTACTGGGATGCCAACCGCCAGCATATTACCGACGAGTATGCCCGCATTCCCTTTCCGTTTGCCCGCGTGCGCCAGGCCCGTTTTGCCGCGATAAAGCGCTGGAAAATAGACGATATGCTGGGGTATCTGCGCAGCTGGTCGGCCACCGCCAACTATGCCCGGCAGCACGGCGGGGCCGATATGGTGGCGCTGGTGGCTGCTGAGCTGACCCGGCTGTGGGGCGAAGGCGAGCGCGAGGTAGTATTCCCGATTTTTGCGCGAGCCGGCATAATATAG
- a CDS encoding DEAD/DEAH box helicase: MNYLNATPIQEQAIPKILAGKDLIACAQTGTGKTAAYLVPLLDKISHAGHGTTSTLVLVPTRELATQIDEQVTGFGYFVEASSIAIYGGGKSENWEQQKRALTSGADIIVATPGRLIAHMQLGYVKFDDLKYLVLDEADKMMDMGFADDILNIVRQLPKQRQTLLFSATMPSKIRDFSQQILHEPDEVRLAVSKPAAGINQQFYMTFDHQKLPVLEHLIKAQDVQSMVLFTSKKAAVAGIVRSLNKLGYPAQGISSDRTQEEREDTMRAFKNKQFPILVATDVVSRGIDIDSLSHVVNFDVPRAAEDYVHRIGRTARAATTGTAITFIADQDQDRIIKIEKLIEREIEKQAITEALGYGPAPEFDPKRFSGLRGKTGPREGGRGGERGPRREGERGPRPEGSGPRGGGRDRGPRREGNDKNDPQRAERLANAAARLAAIDAGERPVGAYVAPTRESRPPREPRPEGEAHRPPRLPRAPRPEGEAPRPARAEGEGAEGQRRRKRGGRNRGKGPRSAGEASGATAETPTAPSPTAE, encoded by the coding sequence ATGAACTACCTCAACGCCACGCCCATTCAGGAGCAGGCGATTCCGAAAATCCTGGCGGGTAAAGACCTGATTGCCTGCGCCCAGACCGGCACCGGAAAAACCGCTGCCTACCTCGTACCGCTGCTCGATAAGATTTCGCACGCCGGCCACGGCACCACCTCCACCCTGGTACTGGTTCCCACCCGCGAGCTGGCCACCCAGATTGACGAGCAGGTAACGGGTTTCGGCTACTTCGTAGAAGCCTCGTCCATTGCCATTTACGGCGGCGGCAAGTCGGAGAACTGGGAGCAGCAGAAGCGTGCCCTGACTTCGGGGGCTGATATTATCGTGGCCACGCCCGGCCGCCTCATCGCCCACATGCAGCTGGGCTACGTCAAGTTTGATGACCTGAAATACCTGGTGCTCGACGAGGCTGACAAGATGATGGACATGGGCTTTGCCGATGACATCCTAAACATCGTGCGCCAGCTACCCAAGCAGCGCCAGACGCTGCTGTTTTCGGCCACCATGCCGAGCAAAATCCGCGACTTCTCGCAGCAGATTCTGCACGAGCCCGACGAGGTACGCCTGGCCGTGAGCAAGCCCGCCGCGGGCATCAACCAGCAGTTTTACATGACCTTCGACCACCAGAAGCTGCCCGTACTGGAACACCTTATCAAGGCCCAGGATGTGCAGAGTATGGTGCTCTTTACCAGCAAGAAAGCGGCCGTGGCCGGCATCGTGCGCTCGCTCAACAAGCTGGGCTACCCGGCGCAGGGCATCAGCTCCGACCGCACCCAGGAAGAGCGGGAAGACACCATGCGCGCTTTCAAGAATAAGCAATTCCCTATATTGGTTGCCACCGACGTGGTGAGCCGGGGCATTGACATCGACTCGCTGAGCCACGTGGTAAATTTCGACGTGCCCCGCGCCGCCGAAGACTACGTGCACCGCATTGGCCGCACGGCGCGTGCGGCCACCACCGGTACGGCCATTACCTTCATTGCCGACCAGGACCAGGACCGCATCATCAAAATTGAGAAGCTCATCGAGCGCGAGATTGAGAAACAGGCCATTACCGAAGCTCTCGGCTACGGCCCGGCGCCCGAGTTCGACCCCAAGCGCTTTAGCGGCCTGCGGGGCAAAACCGGTCCGCGCGAAGGCGGCCGGGGTGGCGAGCGCGGGCCGCGCCGCGAGGGTGAGCGGGGGCCGCGTCCTGAAGGTAGTGGCCCCCGTGGCGGAGGCCGCGACCGGGGTCCTCGCCGCGAGGGCAACGACAAAAATGACCCGCAGCGGGCGGAGCGCCTGGCCAATGCCGCGGCTCGCCTGGCGGCTATCGACGCGGGCGAGCGCCCGGTGGGGGCCTATGTAGCACCTACCCGTGAAAGCCGGCCGCCCCGTGAGCCCCGCCCGGAAGGGGAAGCCCACCGTCCACCGCGCTTGCCCCGCGCCCCACGCCCCGAGGGAGAAGCACCGCGCCCGGCCCGCGCCGAAGGGGAAGGCGCCGAAGGCCAGCGCCGCCGCAAGCGTGGCGGCCGCAACCGCGGCAAAGGGCCCCGCAGCGCGGGCGAAGCCTCTGGCGCTACGGCCGAGACGCCCACAGCGCCTTCACCGACTGCCGAATAG
- a CDS encoding RagB/SusD family nutrient uptake outer membrane protein yields the protein MKNTFIRSAKVLSIAASALVLAPSCTKDLNQLPTYDLTSNQVYKDAASYKSQMAKVYAGFALTGSQGPAGNPDIKGIDEGTSDYIRQYWSAQELTTDEGVIAWGDPGVQDWHNMNWSSSGVLIRGLYSRLLYQVTICNSYLQQSTDAMLASRGISTTDATSIAAYRAEVRFLRALSYYHAMDLYGNIPFTTENDVIGTTTLPPRITRADLFKYIESELKAIDGSLISARKNEYGRADQGAAWALLAKMYLNAQVYTGTPRYADAATYAKKVIDAGYTLMPKYGNLFLADNDKNNPEVIFPIVFDGKFTQSYGGTTFLTHAAVSGTADANWNPAYYGLGGGWGGTRATSALFQQFPDTAADSRGRFHTRGQTLDIPALTNFANGYVPIKFRNVTSTGAPGSDNTFVDTDYPMFRLADMYLTYAEAAVRGGGDLGLALTYVNAVRTRAYNGSTSGNIASGDLTLDFLLAERSRELYWEATRRTDLIRFGRFTSASYLWPWKGGVAAGRGVADTYSLFPIPSSDLSINTNLQQNPGY from the coding sequence ATGAAAAATACTTTTATTCGCAGCGCCAAGGTTCTATCCATTGCCGCCTCGGCCCTTGTGCTGGCCCCCTCCTGCACCAAGGACCTCAATCAGCTTCCTACCTACGACCTGACTTCTAACCAGGTGTATAAGGACGCTGCCAGCTACAAAAGCCAGATGGCCAAGGTCTATGCGGGCTTTGCGCTTACGGGTTCGCAAGGGCCGGCCGGCAACCCCGACATTAAGGGCATCGACGAAGGCACTTCCGACTATATCCGCCAGTACTGGAGTGCCCAGGAGCTGACTACCGACGAGGGTGTTATTGCCTGGGGCGACCCCGGCGTGCAGGATTGGCACAACATGAACTGGAGCTCCAGCGGGGTGCTCATCCGGGGCCTTTACAGCCGCCTGCTGTATCAGGTAACCATCTGCAACAGCTACTTGCAGCAGTCAACCGATGCTATGCTCGCCTCGCGCGGCATTTCTACCACCGACGCTACCAGCATCGCGGCTTATCGCGCCGAAGTACGCTTCCTGCGGGCGCTGTCGTACTACCACGCCATGGACCTGTACGGCAATATTCCGTTTACCACGGAGAATGACGTAATTGGTACCACTACCCTACCCCCCCGCATTACGCGCGCCGACTTGTTTAAGTACATCGAGTCGGAGCTCAAGGCAATTGACGGCTCGCTGATATCGGCTCGCAAAAACGAGTACGGCCGCGCCGACCAGGGTGCCGCCTGGGCCCTGCTAGCCAAGATGTATCTCAACGCCCAGGTGTATACCGGCACCCCGCGCTACGCCGATGCCGCTACTTATGCCAAAAAGGTTATCGATGCTGGCTACACCCTGATGCCTAAGTATGGCAACCTCTTTCTGGCCGACAACGACAAAAACAACCCGGAAGTCATTTTCCCCATCGTTTTTGACGGCAAGTTTACCCAGAGCTACGGCGGCACCACTTTCCTGACCCACGCGGCCGTATCGGGCACAGCCGATGCCAACTGGAACCCGGCCTATTACGGCCTCGGTGGCGGCTGGGGCGGCACGCGTGCCACGTCGGCCCTGTTTCAGCAATTTCCGGATACTGCCGCTGATTCGCGCGGCCGGTTTCACACCCGCGGCCAGACGCTGGATATCCCGGCGCTCACCAACTTCGCCAATGGCTATGTGCCTATTAAGTTCCGCAATGTGACCTCAACCGGCGCGCCCGGCTCCGACAATACATTTGTGGATACTGATTATCCGATGTTCCGCCTAGCCGATATGTACCTCACGTATGCGGAAGCAGCGGTACGGGGCGGCGGCGACCTAGGCCTGGCCCTCACGTATGTGAACGCGGTACGCACCCGCGCCTACAACGGCTCTACCAGCGGCAACATCGCCTCCGGCGACCTGACCCTCGACTTCCTGCTGGCCGAGCGCTCACGGGAGCTGTACTGGGAAGCAACCCGCCGCACCGACCTCATTCGCTTCGGCCGCTTTACCAGTGCCTCTTACCTGTGGCCGTGGAAAGGTGGCGTAGCCGCCGGCCGGGGTGTTGCAGACACGTACAGTCTGTTCCCGATACCTTCTTCAGACTTGAGCATCAACACCAATCTCCAGCAAAACCCTGGTTATTAA
- a CDS encoding zinc dependent phospholipase C family protein, protein MKSVFVPRVIGMLLLGLLLLALLPARAYSVLSHQASIDSCWAPCLKPALERRFPGATPDELREAKAYAYGGSIIQDMGYYPFGSALFTNLTHYVRSGDFVKNLLLEAHDRNEYAFALGALAHYAADIYGHEMGINKAVPMLFPELKEKYGPVVTYEQNPTAHGRTEFAFDVTQLAAGKYRSAAYHDFIGFKVSKDALERAFARTYGLELKQVIFNVDLALGSYRFAVRNLIPLASRAAWRANRHALRQVNSRIRRRDYVYKQSKAEYEQEYGTTYERPHFGARVVAGIIRIIPKVGKLKSLKFVAPSPEAQAVFRASFRQTVITYCRFLGEQTAVAAQVPSLPNTDFDTGHPTKLGEYSLADRTYGEWVRELAKNNFKEVSAPMQKNILTFFSDSSQQPLDKEEQEKDKRQQTEAALSKLQSLKL, encoded by the coding sequence ATGAAATCTGTATTTGTACCGCGTGTGATAGGGATGCTGCTGTTGGGCCTGCTGCTGCTGGCTTTGCTGCCGGCGCGCGCTTATTCTGTGCTCAGCCACCAGGCTAGTATTGACTCCTGCTGGGCCCCGTGCCTGAAGCCGGCCCTGGAGCGGCGCTTTCCCGGCGCTACGCCCGATGAGCTGCGCGAGGCCAAAGCTTACGCCTACGGCGGCTCTATTATCCAGGATATGGGCTATTATCCCTTCGGCTCGGCGCTGTTTACCAACCTGACCCACTACGTGCGCTCGGGCGATTTTGTCAAAAACCTGCTCTTAGAGGCCCACGACCGCAACGAATACGCTTTTGCCTTGGGCGCGCTGGCCCATTATGCCGCTGATATATATGGGCATGAGATGGGTATCAATAAAGCGGTGCCCATGCTGTTTCCAGAGCTAAAGGAAAAGTACGGCCCGGTGGTTACTTACGAGCAAAACCCTACTGCCCACGGCCGCACGGAGTTTGCCTTCGACGTTACGCAGCTGGCGGCCGGCAAGTACCGTTCGGCCGCTTATCACGATTTTATTGGCTTCAAGGTAAGCAAGGATGCGCTCGAACGGGCCTTTGCCCGCACCTACGGCCTGGAGTTGAAGCAGGTAATCTTCAACGTCGACCTGGCCCTGGGCTCTTACCGCTTTGCGGTGCGCAACCTTATTCCGCTGGCCAGCCGCGCGGCCTGGCGGGCCAACCGCCACGCGCTGCGCCAGGTCAACAGCCGGATTCGCCGCCGCGATTACGTGTACAAGCAAAGCAAAGCGGAGTATGAGCAGGAATACGGCACTACCTACGAGCGTCCGCATTTTGGCGCGCGGGTAGTAGCGGGCATTATTCGGATAATTCCCAAAGTAGGTAAGCTGAAAAGCCTGAAATTTGTCGCTCCCTCCCCGGAGGCGCAGGCCGTATTTCGAGCCAGCTTCCGGCAGACAGTCATTACGTATTGCAGGTTTTTGGGTGAGCAAACGGCCGTTGCTGCACAGGTGCCCAGCTTGCCCAACACCGACTTCGATACCGGCCATCCTACTAAGCTGGGTGAGTACAGCTTGGCCGACCGCACCTACGGTGAATGGGTACGGGAACTTGCCAAAAATAATTTTAAAGAGGTTTCAGCTCCGATGCAGAAAAATATTCTAACCTTCTTTAGCGACTCCTCGCAGCAGCCGCTCGATAAAGAGGAGCAGGAAAAAGACAAGCGCCAGCAAACGGAAGCCGCCCTGTCCAAGCTGCAGTCGCTGAAGCTGTAG